The Ptiloglossa arizonensis isolate GNS036 chromosome 4, iyPtiAriz1_principal, whole genome shotgun sequence genome contains the following window.
GAGCGAGAAACGAAAGTATTTTCCAAGGCGggaagaaacggaaacgagCTTCCTTGTTCCACAAGCGTGGCCGGTGTGTGCGTACACACCTCGTCAACTCGAAGAACCACTCGACCGCGTCGACGCCTTCGGGGAGGATGGATTAATCATCGATTACAGCCGATCGGTTGGCCTCGAGTGTGGATGGAACCCgtctcgtcgaaacgaatcacagAGACGCGACTTCCTGGACTTTCGACCACCTACGAGCTACCTTTCTCTCTTCGTCgactctcgattcgtgttcgcCGAACAGACTTCATCGATCACCCAACGATCGCTCGAGAACCAAACTTCGAATCACGGGACCCATAGATTCGAAAATTTATCGCTCCGGGATGCACGATGGCTCGACCGTGTGGATCTAGAATCGACCTATCGCGAAACCAACCAGCCCCCCGTAGAAGGGACCCCTGACGGCTCGCTTaacgatttttcaattaaacCTAAATCTATCCAAGTAGTTTATCTTCGGTTTGCTCGACGATCGTTCAATTTCGTTACAATCGAAAAGTATACGAGATGAACCGTTGCTTCGAAGtataagtttctaatttcatttcTATCCAATGTTTGCAACGTTTTCTTTACCCAGTGCTATTTCGTAATTTTCGACTAAGTAGCTCCAGTCAATGGCGTTGCAGACACTGCAACGATGATTTCGCTAACGCTGCCGATATCTCCTCGAAGGACCCAAGAATGTATACAAGAGCGCTCTGTTTACAAAGTGAAACACGCTCGAGGACACCTGCAAACGTGATTAAGGTACTTCGGCTGAACCGGTCTGCGGGAGGTCTTAAAATTCGTGAAAAGCAATCAACGAACTCGCGGTCGGCGATGTTCCCACAGTAGGAAAAAAAATCCACCCGAATTATTCGCACGGTTAAACCGATTTCCAGGGGAACGTAGACTCGGCGCGTGAGAGCCTCTGGCAAGTGGAAACGAGACCGTGAAAATTTACAGAGAAAGGATCTCGTCCAACAGGCTGGCGAAAGGATATCAACGTTATCGGGCAACAAAGGGATGCGGATGCACCACCCGGACCGCTCGTGGTTGTGTGTTTCCAAGCCGAAAGAAAACGTGGAAAAACATCGAGGGGATTTCCGCGAAGAACGGTCGAATCGTCGCGCGAAATCTGTAACAGCCGACGAGTCGACTAGAACCACTCTCAAGGACTCTCGACGAGTGCCTTCACGGCCTGTCGAGCGTTCCAAGAAGGACGAGAAAATAACGAACGCGAGCCGCGAGATCGCGCGCCGCTGTGAATAATTAAGCCGTTGTTGcggcccttttttttttcttcttcttcttcttcttcttctttttctactatttctcgatcgaaatcgtgAAGCTCGTTTCTGTATCGAGACGAAACGATATTCCTGGAAAACGAGACCGTTCGACGCGTATCCGTCGAGCGGGCAAATTGTTTCTCGAGCGCTAGGAACACCAACGAACGAAACCCTCGATATGTATACTCgcgaatatcgatcgatcgcggcgCGACGAGACTCGtaaaaacaaatgtttcgctTTATGCGCTCGCAAAGTACTTTTCGGTCGGCCGAGTTGCTGGTAAACGGCCACTAAATTGAAATATATCGCGGTTACGAACAGCCCAAGTCCGTACGCTTCGAGAAACGTGACATTGTACTCGatctattgaaataaaaatacacggaTACTTGTTACCCAAACTAGTTTCGATACCCGGGTTACGATCGTTTCTGGTCGCTACCGAATATGCACACGTGGAACATTAATTTTTCCCATCGCATATCGGACGATACTTCCTATTCGTCgttgttaattttaatatttcctacGGAGGAAGGGAAGCTAATATTTATCGCCTATGTGTACGCGTACGTACAGCAATCGCGTATACCGATAGTAGAACTATACGTGTAAATGTAACAATGATATAAGTATACGTACGAATGTAGTAATGATATAAAGTCTTAGACTAATGCAACCTCGTGTAATATATATGCCGTACCGACATTCCTGCatcgaagaaaataacgaaatgggtaattaaaaaatattcagcaCGAATTCGATACTACTTAGGATACGCTTGATCCCATCACTGGCAACGAGCCTGTGACTCTAGGAAACAATGTCTCGGTGGTGTGCACCGTGCTGATTGTGAGTCAACCGTTTGCGCTCCTATACTCAGCCTCGACAATGCAGTCGTTTTTCTTTCAAGTTGGACGCAACGCGAAACGCTTCCAAAAGCTTCCTAGCTCGAGGTGGCGTCGAGAATAAAACGGTTTCTCGCGAGCGAAATTAATATTAGTTGGCCCACGTGCGCTGTTAGCTAATTAGGTATTCGAATCGGCGCCGTCGCGCTTTCGCGAACGACTTTTACACCTTTTGTTCCGTAATCTAATTTTTCGAGGCGATATGTAACTACGTACTAACCTTGTTTGTTGTTCCGAGTCAAACacatttcgaacgaagaagcgCGCCCGCATTATGAATACGCTCGATTTGTACTTTCGTTGAGTACGCTGCATTTTCATAAACGATTAAATCGGCTTCCTATAAATCCTCGATACGAtcgtacgtattacgtatttatGCGTACGCTTCGCTCGTAAATCTTAATCGATCCGACTGGCGATCCTCCTCCCGCCGATCCTTCGAAAACAGCGACGCGGATAATTTTTCTTCCGGTTGCTATAATTCTTCTACTTCTCTTTTTGTTCGGCGACAAATATTCACTttgacaaaccgagaaacggataaacagaTCACTTTGTTATTTTGCaagaggaagaaaaatcgaacgatggCACTGCGTAACGCACGCGTTAATAGACTGAATTTACATTGCTCTCGGTTAACAGGGGGTCGATGCGCGCACGTTAAATTTTCCTtcgtattattaatattgttcaCACAATGAACAAACTAATCGAAGTAATAGCCGGACGAATGTTAATTCTTACCGTCTAGACGAAACGAGCGACAAAAACAACGCGGATCTCGATGCAAACTTAGCCAACGTTTCGCGGAGCAGGTTCAAACGTGTCTGGCGGTGCGAGTTCGAATATTCGTGAGAGAAGGACGGAACATGTCCGTGCGAAAAGGATAAAACACAACGTTCGCATCGTGTATAAattcttttacttttctttgttcggtgaCAATTATTTACTTCgacaaaccaagaaacgaataaacggattACTTACTTTGTTATTTCGGGGAAGAGAAATCAAACGATAATCCTAAATTGTTGTTAAATACTACTGTCTAGACGAAACGAGCGACAAAATCAACGTGGATTTCGATGCAGGTTTAAACACGTTCGTGCGAGAAGGATAAAACACAACACGACTAATCGCCACTTAAGATTTACATACGTTGTCAATGAGAATCGATCACAAAATTCATACGAcgatagagaaaagaaaacagtTCTAACATTTCGAGCACATGTTCGAGCaacattttgtttaaaattcggCGTTTTAAACAAAGCCCGAAAAGTTGATTCGTCGTTCGCGCGGGATAAAACGTATACACACGCGATCGTTTTTTACGGCTGACTattattcgattcgttcgttcaatAAATGACAAAAAATTTTAACGACTTACCCTGACTCTCGGTGTACGCGTCAGGCAAGATCGCGACCAGCACCAAAACCAGCACCAACTTGCACTGCACCGTCACTCCACTGACGGTACATCGCCAATTTGAGCACCAAATATCACTCGGCATGTTTCTCGGCGACGATTCGCAATGCACGAGTCTCACGCGAACGTCATGACAGCCCCCTTTTATCGCGTTCTTGGGTTCCGTGCTCTCTATCCGATTTCGTGACGCGCACCACACGGTACTGACCACCCAGCCCGACTCCGCCGGTTCAGACTGCCGCGACACCTCTGGCGGTACGTCGACCCCCACCATTCCCGCGTATCGAGCCATCGACGAATACTCCCGAAGTTCGCCGAGCTCGTAGGGCGCCAATACGGACCGCGTTCAAATCACAGATTGCGCTTTCCTTCTTGCGTTTTACAATTATATACTTTTTTCTCTTAATATTACACAAATAAGCatacaataatttataaattacatcGGGTGAGCCACTTGAGGAATATAGTATCCAAACGAAGACGAAAAACATAATTCGTACAACGTAAAGAGAAAAATAGGTGGCgaaaaaaattatcaatttaAATGCGATGCTCGATGTGTCTTCGCGTATTTAAAATTGAAgttcaaattcaaattgaattcaaatcgaaattcaaaaattcgaatataCTTTTTTCAGATGGAATTTGACACGAAACttgcgaaaaaatatttcttatacaTAGAGAGATGACGTTGCAAATGTTGTCGTGGAGATTCATTTCTGTGCGATTGCTGAATATTGATCAAACggcgaacgaaaacgaaacgcaGTCAGGTCACGAgagtttgaaatattaaaagttgGATCAACAATTGCGTTTAAATTTCAACGATGGAGAATTTGCGAAGGGAATTGATAAAGAGAATAGTGAACGCGTGCAAACAAAACGACGTTCACGCGACCAAAGATTTAGCTTCCTTCATGGTAAGTAATCCACGAGGAATTTCAATTTCTTGTCAACCTAATTGTTAATATACTCTTTACGAGACAATGGTATGCTTTTGATCGCAGATTACGTTGTTCCAATTGAATCCCGTTTATGAAATTAAGACTGACGAGGAAAATGAACAAATTGTTCAAGCGATAACGGAGAAGATATGCAACCAGGATAAACCGAGTTTAACAACATTAAAGAATCAATTATACTTTGCGAAACACTACCACGATAGAGGTAAGAAAAATGTCTAAATTCATTTTCCGTGGATCGTTCATAGATTCCGTACCTCCTTAAGACGAGACCGTTAAGCGACACAGACTTCGTCTACATCAGAAAACCGGGCCAATGGTGGCGGAAATTTGCGAAACTGAGAAAATTGCTAGCAAACAAGAGCTCGAAAGACTGTATCAGAGAATGTTGGTAGTCGTTACAGTTCTGAGCGGTCTTGGAAACCCTACTGTACCGTCTGTGCTCAGGTAACACGTTTCGATGTGGAAATGACATAGAACTATGAATGTATCTTACCAATAGGTTGTAACAATTATATTCTGCGTAGAGAGGTCTCGGTGGCGTTCCAGAGCGTGTTCCAGCCCTCGGAACTGGAACCGTATGTGAAAATGTCGAAACGCGAGAAGGAGGAACAATTGATGGAACTGATGTGCATAGTTGCGGGAATACGTTTGTTCAACAGAGATTGCCAACGTGGTGGAGAAGGCATCGACGATCGTAAGTTCGTATTGCGATAACCGGAACGAATGACGCAACGGAAAGAAATCGATCGTTAACCATATAATGCCCTCGCAGTGCCGATTATTTTACAAGAGGCCACGAAAAAAACCCACGATTCCATCATGGAAATTCTGGAACGTTTGATGGCGAAGATTTACAAATTCACCGCGGTCGTAGACAAGGCGGTTCTTTTATCAGAGATAATACCGTTCGGTGTGTATACCGAAGAAAATGTACAGTGGGCTACACAGATGTTGGCGGCGTGTCGGCAACAGGAAATTTACGTCAGGTTGATTTTTCTTGTAGTATAATTCGACGCGTGCGTACGCTTCGGTAATTAATCGTCGATTTCTTTCGTCTCAGGAAACTGTTGAGCGATGCGGAGTGTAGCGACAAGGAGGTACAGACCCTTATGGAACGTCTTCAAGGGCGCCTCTTCAAGCTTCACGACACCGTAAGGTACAGAACAGCTATTCCCACTGTCCAAGTATACGTAAGCACGTGTTTCGTACAtattttttcaagagtt
Protein-coding sequences here:
- the LOC143146412 gene encoding cilia- and flagella-associated protein 206, which encodes MENLRRELIKRIVNACKQNDVHATKDLASFMITLFQLNPVYEIKTDEENEQIVQAITEKICNQDKPSLTTLKNQLYFAKHYHDRDETVKRHRLRLHQKTGPMVAEICETEKIASKQELERLYQRMLVVVTVLSGLGNPTVPSVLREVSVAFQSVFQPSELEPYVKMSKREKEEQLMELMCIVAGIRLFNRDCQRGGEGIDDLPIILQEATKKTHDSIMEILERLMAKIYKFTAVVDKAVLLSEIIPFGVYTEENVQWATQMLAACRQQEIYVRKLLSDAECSDKEVQTLMERLQGRLFKLHDTVRYRTAIPTVQVYPQFIDLADIWMGLQDEVIIQSSINHFLWELQSLSVKAVNVYDETILNDMLSDEEVLTDAERLERSMGKLITECGECTLYHPNTVKDFENINLEFLGFCAWTFVLGKGALIPGNPNNGVAKWKGKYYVFSSVTAAKKFGDDPDRYVYEALDFIRNHLEYVYLLQLYDDVRALKAQAAVSEEGPQLKICQNQTVQTDVHILPSFIDKNYSSNIWELRRRALHLASISQCATRSTQTHKSNFRYGVYVQAAPPRDREVQTRRDNYTNTKKLLTYIFGLRGRRDDNQHVLSFLENQLEHL